One region of Halohasta litchfieldiae genomic DNA includes:
- a CDS encoding type II toxin-antitoxin system VapC family toxin, with protein sequence MYAETDFLLALIKDEDWLGEAAETVYQTHRDKLWTSQFTLIELLLVAYREDKDTERVITNAANLVEVRGDVDTVVAAATYVEDHGFTPFDALHLVESGGDTIVSSDGTYEGFAPRIDLKTVIED encoded by the coding sequence ATGTATGCAGAAACTGATTTTCTTCTTGCACTGATTAAGGATGAAGATTGGCTTGGGGAGGCTGCTGAAACGGTATACCAAACCCACCGTGACAAACTGTGGACCTCCCAATTCACGCTCATCGAACTCTTGTTAGTCGCATATCGAGAAGACAAGGATACAGAACGAGTCATCACTAACGCCGCCAATCTCGTCGAAGTTCGTGGCGATGTTGATACAGTCGTTGCAGCGGCGACGTACGTAGAAGACCACGGATTCACCCCCTTCGACGCCCTGCACCTAGTTGAGTCAGGCGGAGACACCATCGTTTCCAGTGACGGCACATACGAGGGATTTGCTCCCCGTATCGACCTGAAGACAGTAATCGAAGATTGA
- a CDS encoding AbrB/MazE/SpoVT family DNA-binding domain-containing protein: protein MSDVTLDERGRLTLPKKVREQYGDRYHIVEIHDGIKLVPLAEDPLDALRDEFADVEKTAEALRSEAREAALDEAGN, encoded by the coding sequence ATGTCCGATGTTACACTTGATGAACGAGGCCGTCTAACGCTCCCGAAGAAGGTGCGAGAGCAGTATGGAGACCGTTATCATATCGTCGAAATTCACGATGGGATTAAGTTAGTTCCACTCGCAGAAGATCCGCTTGATGCGCTCCGAGATGAGTTCGCAGACGTAGAGAAGACAGCTGAGGCCCTTCGTTCGGAAGCACGGGAGGCGGCATTGGACGAGGCAGGAAACTAA
- a CDS encoding orc1/cdc6 family replication initiation protein — protein MTTFTRDTEIFCDEGMLREDYQPESITAREEELSAYKTALQPVVNGAQPRNIFLYGKTGVGKTAVSRYLLDQLKRDTKQYDDIDLSVYWLNCTNLSSSYQVAVNLVNTIRPAENRISTTGYPQQRIFDILYEELDAIGGTILLVLDEIDHIGSNDEILYELPRARSNGYLESAKPGVIGISNDFGFRDNLSPKVKDTLCEEDIHFPPYDGPELEAILHRRAAGALYDDAAKHGVISLCAALAAQDTGSARQALNLLYKAGELARAADESEITEDNVHKAREALEQSQIEHGMRELTQHGHLSLVATLTLALEEETPARVREIYPRYRTIAEQSDIDPLVRRRMHDHLADLAMLGILNRQSRNEGRAGGQYYEYEFNVGLKLVCEVVDTLDGVALSRRIEQHL, from the coding sequence ATGACCACCTTTACCCGTGATACGGAGATTTTCTGCGATGAAGGGATGCTCCGGGAAGACTACCAACCGGAGTCAATCACTGCGCGTGAAGAAGAACTCAGTGCCTACAAGACTGCACTTCAGCCAGTCGTCAATGGTGCTCAGCCACGGAACATCTTCTTGTACGGAAAGACGGGTGTAGGAAAGACAGCCGTCTCACGGTACCTTCTTGATCAACTGAAACGAGACACAAAACAGTATGACGATATTGATCTCTCAGTTTATTGGCTTAATTGTACGAACCTCTCGTCTTCCTACCAGGTTGCTGTTAACCTAGTCAACACTATCCGACCTGCAGAAAATCGTATCAGTACGACAGGTTACCCACAACAACGCATCTTTGATATTCTCTATGAGGAACTTGATGCAATTGGTGGGACGATTTTACTCGTTCTTGATGAGATTGATCATATTGGTAGTAATGACGAAATCCTGTATGAACTGCCACGTGCTCGCTCAAACGGATATCTTGAATCTGCAAAGCCGGGGGTCATCGGTATCAGTAATGACTTTGGATTCCGTGATAACCTCTCACCGAAAGTCAAAGATACACTCTGTGAAGAAGACATCCACTTTCCACCATATGATGGTCCTGAACTTGAAGCGATTCTTCATCGACGTGCAGCTGGGGCGCTATACGATGATGCAGCTAAGCACGGTGTGATATCGCTTTGTGCTGCACTTGCTGCTCAGGATACAGGGAGTGCACGACAGGCATTAAATCTGCTTTACAAAGCAGGTGAGCTAGCGCGAGCTGCCGACGAATCAGAGATCACCGAAGACAATGTTCATAAAGCTCGTGAGGCACTTGAACAGAGTCAGATCGAACATGGGATGCGTGAACTGACACAGCATGGTCATTTGTCTCTGGTGGCAACACTTACGCTTGCACTAGAGGAAGAAACACCAGCCCGTGTCAGAGAAATTTATCCACGGTATCGAACCATTGCTGAACAGTCAGATATCGATCCCTTAGTTCGTCGACGAATGCATGACCATCTCGCAGACCTTGCAATGCTTGGCATTCTCAACCGGCAGTCTCGAAATGAGGGTCGTGCTGGTGGCCAGTACTACGAGTACGAATTCAATGTTGGGCTCAAACTTGTGTGTGAGGTTGTCGACACACTCGATGGTGTCGCGCTTTCACGTCGTATTGAGCAGCATCTGTGA
- the glmS gene encoding glutamine--fructose-6-phosphate transaminase (isomerizing): protein MCGIVGCIGRGDGTVDVLMAGLRSLEYRGYDSAGIALGPSMRVLRKSGELDELAEVVETTEPTGTYGIGHTRWSTHGPPNDRNAHPHTDETGRVAVVHNGIIENYAELKAELQEGGVTFTSDTDTEVVPHLIAQALDAGDDPETAFHNTVDRLEGSYAIAAIIDGSETIYAARQGSPLVVGVGDDCTYLASDVPAFVEHTRDVVFLEDGHRVIATKTGYTILDGDREPVDVDVETVSYTAEATGKSGYDHYMLKEIHEQPTALRQCFSGRSDALAGTVTLEEIDEIPQPNAVQFVACGTSYHAALYGAAILREMGIPAEAYLASEYALSPPPLTLGTLVVGITQSGETADTLAALRDAKSRGVNTLALTNTVNSTAARECDHAVYIRAGPEIGVAATKTFSSQLVGCNLLAEELVDGPRDLRPLIESLRNLPDDVQSILDSSAAEELVEEYGGSDAYFFIGRGTNVAVALEGALKCKEISYEHAEGFPAGELKHGPLALVTPDTPVFAVVTGDDERARKTLGNIKEVQARGAPVIAVTDGKSNAAEIADETLMIPETEERAAPVLANVQLQLFSYHLADALGRPIDKPRNLAKSVTVE, encoded by the coding sequence ATGTGTGGCATCGTCGGCTGTATCGGCCGTGGTGATGGTACCGTCGACGTACTGATGGCGGGCCTCCGAAGCCTCGAATACCGAGGGTACGACTCGGCAGGTATCGCACTCGGCCCATCAATGAGAGTACTCCGCAAATCTGGAGAACTCGACGAACTCGCCGAGGTCGTCGAGACCACCGAGCCAACCGGCACCTACGGCATCGGCCACACTCGCTGGAGCACCCACGGCCCGCCAAACGACCGCAACGCCCACCCACACACCGATGAAACCGGGCGAGTCGCGGTCGTACACAACGGAATCATCGAGAACTACGCCGAGCTCAAAGCCGAACTCCAAGAGGGAGGTGTCACCTTCACTAGCGACACCGACACCGAGGTCGTCCCGCATCTGATCGCCCAAGCATTGGACGCCGGCGACGACCCCGAAACCGCCTTCCACAACACCGTCGACCGCCTCGAAGGGAGCTACGCCATCGCCGCAATCATCGACGGTAGCGAAACGATCTACGCTGCCCGCCAAGGCTCGCCACTCGTCGTTGGCGTCGGTGACGACTGTACCTATCTGGCGAGCGATGTTCCGGCCTTCGTCGAACACACCCGTGATGTCGTCTTCCTCGAAGACGGCCACCGTGTGATCGCCACGAAAACCGGGTATACGATCCTCGATGGGGATCGTGAGCCGGTCGACGTCGACGTCGAGACTGTCTCCTACACAGCCGAGGCCACGGGCAAGAGTGGGTACGACCACTACATGCTCAAAGAAATTCACGAACAGCCCACCGCGCTCCGACAGTGTTTCTCCGGGCGAAGCGACGCCCTCGCAGGGACAGTTACCTTGGAGGAGATCGACGAGATCCCGCAACCAAATGCGGTCCAGTTCGTTGCCTGTGGTACTTCGTACCACGCTGCGCTGTACGGAGCGGCCATCCTCCGAGAAATGGGCATTCCCGCAGAGGCGTATCTCGCAAGCGAGTACGCACTATCGCCGCCGCCGCTCACTCTCGGCACACTCGTGGTCGGAATCACCCAAAGCGGCGAGACCGCTGACACGCTTGCTGCGCTCCGGGACGCGAAAAGCCGCGGTGTCAACACGCTCGCACTCACCAACACGGTCAACTCGACGGCCGCTCGCGAATGTGATCACGCGGTCTACATCCGCGCTGGACCCGAAATCGGGGTCGCCGCAACCAAGACCTTCTCCTCGCAGCTCGTGGGCTGTAATCTGCTCGCCGAGGAGTTGGTCGACGGGCCGCGAGATCTCCGCCCCCTCATCGAGTCACTTCGGAACCTGCCGGACGACGTGCAGTCGATTCTCGACTCCTCGGCCGCCGAAGAACTCGTTGAGGAGTACGGCGGTAGCGATGCCTACTTCTTCATCGGTCGGGGAACGAACGTCGCGGTCGCTCTGGAGGGCGCGCTCAAATGCAAGGAGATCAGCTACGAACACGCTGAGGGGTTCCCGGCGGGCGAGCTCAAGCATGGCCCACTCGCACTTGTAACTCCTGACACACCGGTATTCGCGGTCGTGACTGGTGACGACGAACGGGCCCGGAAAACACTCGGAAACATCAAGGAGGTTCAGGCTCGTGGCGCACCAGTAATTGCGGTCACGGATGGGAAATCCAATGCCGCCGAGATCGCCGACGAGACGCTCATGATCCCTGAAACCGAGGAGCGCGCCGCCCCCGTGTTAGCGAACGTCCAGCTCCAGTTGTTCTCGTATCATCTCGCCGATGCACTGGGTCGACCGATCGACAAACCACGGAATCTCGCAAAAAGCGTCACTGTAGAATAG
- a CDS encoding sugar phosphate nucleotidyltransferase, producing the protein MSNSPVSDDSRPSSAVVLAAGEGIRLRPLTANRPKPMLPAGTRPILEHVLNALIDAGVDDIHLVVGYQANRVRSYFDSTYRDVPITYHTQANQLGSGHALLQARDGPDGPFLLVNGDQIIDHRIVEAVSEAHGDGTATLAVVEGPEAVDYGAVHLDGSEVTELIEQPASGEFRLFNAGVYAFTEQIFETLETLSVERGELPLTDAIQQLIADDNHSVSGVRTDHFWMDATHPWDLLSLSRELLSRGWVDAPTVDTDIYVAESAHVHPDATLVGPVVVDSDAVIEAGAVVGPYAAIGASTTVGSGSVVSDVVVDTDTVIGSNTTAIELVAGQGCEIGAALTAAGGPADVVLDEQVYSNVDLGGVIADRVDIGGGATLEPGALIGPGSTIGAGVIIRGHINAGSEVVR; encoded by the coding sequence ATGTCAAACAGTCCTGTCAGCGACGACAGTCGACCCTCCTCTGCGGTCGTATTGGCCGCTGGTGAGGGTATCAGGCTTCGTCCACTGACCGCAAACCGGCCAAAGCCGATGTTACCGGCCGGAACCCGCCCGATTCTTGAACACGTTCTCAACGCCCTGATCGACGCCGGTGTCGACGATATTCATCTCGTCGTGGGGTATCAGGCTAACCGAGTTCGTTCGTATTTCGACTCTACCTACCGTGACGTTCCGATTACCTACCACACACAGGCCAATCAACTCGGCAGTGGGCATGCTCTCCTTCAGGCGCGCGATGGGCCGGATGGACCTTTCCTGTTAGTTAATGGCGATCAGATTATCGACCACCGGATCGTCGAGGCCGTCAGTGAGGCTCACGGCGACGGGACAGCAACACTGGCGGTTGTCGAAGGGCCGGAGGCCGTCGACTACGGTGCAGTTCATCTCGACGGAAGCGAAGTCACCGAACTCATCGAACAGCCAGCAAGTGGCGAGTTTCGGCTATTCAACGCGGGGGTGTACGCTTTCACCGAGCAGATATTCGAGACATTGGAGACGCTGTCCGTCGAACGTGGCGAACTTCCGCTGACCGATGCTATCCAACAGTTGATCGCCGACGACAACCACAGCGTCAGTGGCGTCCGCACCGATCATTTCTGGATGGATGCCACCCATCCGTGGGATCTGCTGTCGCTCTCACGAGAGCTCCTGAGTCGTGGCTGGGTCGACGCACCGACCGTCGACACTGACATCTACGTCGCCGAGTCGGCACACGTCCACCCCGATGCAACGCTGGTCGGCCCGGTCGTCGTCGACAGCGACGCCGTGATCGAGGCTGGCGCAGTCGTCGGTCCGTACGCTGCTATCGGTGCAAGCACCACAGTTGGCTCCGGATCGGTAGTCAGCGATGTCGTCGTCGACACTGACACCGTCATCGGCTCCAACACCACCGCCATCGAACTCGTCGCTGGACAGGGCTGCGAGATCGGTGCCGCACTCACCGCTGCCGGTGGACCAGCGGATGTCGTCTTAGACGAGCAGGTCTACAGCAACGTCGACCTCGGTGGCGTGATCGCTGATCGGGTCGACATCGGCGGCGGCGCGACCCTCGAACCGGGGGCACTAATCGGTCCCGGGTCGACCATTGGCGCAGGCGTAATTATTCGTGGCCACATCAACGCTGGCAGTGAGGTGGTCCGCTAA
- a CDS encoding ABC transporter ATP-binding protein: MSTNNETLSTQEKIRALKRVGRYRPKFAFMLVVLGGFVAFLEGTGLSFIYPIIETAQTNDPTNVSGPVMEGFIGTYQFFGIPFSLGYLIVGVAFVMTIRYTMSFLVRWLAVILGKQYEKHLRTRAFEGALDAEVQYYDEQGTDDILNAIITETRYSGRVIKQGIAMLETLFLVLMYIAVMFYITPSMTLLAMVLLGGITVLLRVVIEPAVTVGTRVAEANELVQETVQAGTQGIRDVKLFGLRSEVFSTFSESIDQYTSSEIDLTRNEIAIKNFFELSAAITIFVLIYVGFTFTGLSLGELGIFLIAMFQLAPKVSDLNSKVYQVEGYLSHALRTQTFLDRLDRHEEHSGARSVTHVSSIEFDGVKFAYNEDEQVLRELSFTANKGDFIAFVGQSGAGKSTIVSLIARMYDPDQGEIRADGVPITEYNLESWRKRIAVVRQQPFIFTDSLENNITIGNREATRQEVEDVCEIAKVDEFVDDLPNGYESQLGDDGIRLSGGQRQRVALARALLKDADFLVLDEATSDLDSSLEKEVQAAIESMDREYGIIAIAHRLSTVKNADQIYTVEKGEIIESGTHQELLAEEGDYADLYTIQSKA; the protein is encoded by the coding sequence ATGTCTACAAACAATGAGACGCTCTCAACTCAAGAAAAAATTCGGGCACTCAAACGTGTTGGTCGCTATCGACCAAAGTTTGCTTTTATGCTCGTTGTGTTGGGTGGATTCGTCGCATTTCTTGAAGGAACCGGACTGAGCTTTATTTACCCGATTATTGAGACGGCTCAGACTAATGATCCAACTAATGTAAGCGGACCTGTGATGGAAGGATTCATTGGAACCTACCAATTCTTCGGAATCCCCTTTTCACTGGGATATTTGATTGTGGGTGTTGCGTTCGTAATGACCATTCGGTACACGATGTCGTTCCTCGTCCGATGGCTCGCTGTCATACTTGGGAAACAGTACGAGAAGCATCTTCGCACGAGGGCGTTTGAAGGTGCGCTTGATGCGGAAGTCCAATATTACGATGAGCAGGGAACTGACGATATTCTCAATGCTATTATCACAGAAACACGGTATTCGGGACGAGTAATTAAACAAGGGATTGCGATGTTGGAGACGTTATTTTTAGTTCTTATGTACATTGCTGTAATGTTTTATATCACTCCCTCAATGACACTTCTTGCGATGGTACTTCTTGGTGGAATCACCGTACTCCTTCGGGTTGTTATCGAACCAGCAGTAACCGTTGGGACCCGGGTTGCAGAGGCAAACGAGCTCGTCCAAGAGACCGTTCAAGCAGGAACACAGGGAATTCGTGATGTGAAACTGTTTGGACTCCGGTCAGAAGTGTTCTCTACGTTCTCTGAGTCTATCGATCAGTATACTAGTTCAGAAATAGATCTCACCCGGAACGAAATCGCGATCAAGAATTTCTTCGAACTCTCGGCAGCAATCACGATCTTTGTACTAATCTATGTCGGCTTCACGTTTACTGGACTCTCACTCGGCGAACTCGGAATCTTTCTTATTGCAATGTTCCAACTCGCACCAAAGGTAAGCGATCTCAACTCGAAAGTCTATCAAGTTGAAGGATATCTCTCTCATGCGCTTCGAACACAGACGTTTCTTGATCGGCTTGATAGACACGAAGAGCACAGCGGCGCTCGCTCAGTAACACACGTCTCTAGTATCGAATTTGATGGGGTCAAATTCGCGTACAATGAAGACGAACAGGTGCTTCGTGAACTTTCATTTACGGCTAACAAAGGAGATTTCATCGCATTTGTTGGCCAGTCTGGAGCTGGAAAGTCGACGATTGTCTCGCTGATCGCACGGATGTATGATCCCGATCAGGGAGAGATCCGTGCCGATGGCGTTCCAATTACGGAGTATAATCTCGAATCCTGGCGCAAGCGAATCGCTGTCGTGCGCCAACAGCCGTTTATTTTCACCGACTCCTTGGAAAACAACATCACGATTGGGAATCGAGAAGCGACGCGACAAGAAGTCGAAGATGTCTGTGAGATCGCAAAGGTTGACGAGTTCGTCGACGACCTCCCGAATGGCTACGAGTCGCAACTGGGTGATGATGGGATCCGATTATCAGGTGGACAGCGGCAACGTGTGGCGTTAGCGAGAGCACTGCTGAAAGATGCTGACTTCCTCGTGCTAGATGAGGCGACGAGTGATCTTGACTCAAGCCTGGAGAAAGAAGTACAAGCCGCGATTGAGTCAATGGACCGAGAGTATGGGATCATCGCGATTGCTCATCGGCTGTCGACGGTCAAGAATGCAGATCAGATCTATACGGTCGAAAAAGGCGAGATCATCGAATCCGGCACACATCAGGAGTTGCTTGCTGAAGAGGGCGATTATGCGGACCTGTACACGATCCAGTCGAAAGCATAG